One Orcinus orca chromosome 8, mOrcOrc1.1, whole genome shotgun sequence genomic window, GCTGACACTGAGGGCTGACACCACGTGCCCCCCAGCCCTTTGCGGGTTGTAGTGTTTGATGTCTATAAAGAGATTTTGCCTCCAAAAGGCTCTTTATCACAGGCTGTTTTCTCCCATAGCTCAAAATGTTTCTTAATATTACTTAACACTAGAGTCAGAGTGGAAGAGAGGAAGCAGTCATTGCCTGGAAGGAAAACCAGACTCTATTCTCTCTAATCAGCCTTACCCCACTCAAGAAACCTTGCTTCTCAGTAAATACAGCCAGTCCCTTAGAAGGAGCTCCCTGCCTTGGGGACGCGAGGCAACCTCAAGCTTCAGAAGAGAGAAATGGCAAGGCAGAGAGCGCACAGCCTTGAGACCTGTGGATGAGCCACAGAGAGCCCCTGCACACCACTACCACCCGGCCACCGCCCCAGCCTCTTCCACCAGCTCCTTTTCTCTGGCAAGTCTCTTCCCTTACAGGAACCGGGAAAAGACGAGGCAGCTCTGGGTATCGCTGCAGAACTCTTTAACTGTACCCCGTGCCGGGGACGTGATGCAACGGTGTGGAGCACATTTTGACCCATAGAAACTGCTCTGGGGACACCTCCGGACTGAGATACCACGGGTGCAActcacagggtgggagggagggaaatgagcCCCTGGTCTCGCTGCGAATGGGAGGAACTCACTGTTTGTCAGCATCTGGAGATCTTCCACCGACGGGGGCGAGGCCTTCTTCTCGTAAGGGATGACCGTGTTCAGGTACTAGAAGACAAGCAGGGTGTGCAGCATGTGAGACAGAAGCCCGGCCCCCGGGGGCTGAGATATGGTTGACAGCTTGCATGGGGATTGGACTTTTCTCTAAAAAACACGCTCCGTCAAATTTGACGTTCTCGACAACACCCATGATGATGTGCGCACCATCGTTTCAGgactttttccccatttttggAAAATGTCTCTTTAAAAGTAAGACTTTACCATATTAGCCAGGCAAAATGTCCTTCCACTCCAACGGATATATTCTTCTGACACTAGAAACTTTTTGATTATTTAGGAATCCTGGTGAGCTTTTTCTCCTCCAGGCTGAAAGCAGACAACATTctaagggggtggggggtgatattttcttatcttttgcaGTGTAACTTGAGAATGAATGGTTTCTCTTCTGTCAAAATGACTGGTGAGAAAACCTCAACCCTGCCCTGGGTCTGGGATGTTGGGTTTGCTCCCTCTGCTGGAGATGAGGTGCTCCTACAACAAAATCATCTTAGGGTCCAGTGGGATATCAAAGAACACCGGCCAGAGAGACCTGGAAGGTTCTGAGGGAGCCTGGGCATTGTGAGTGGGAAGAGCTCTAGACCAGGAGGCCTGTGTTTcagtcctggccctgccactaGCAGCGTGGCCTTGGGGAAACGTCtaatctctctgggccttagttctCACTGCTGTGAACTCAGGGGAGTGAGTTAGATGTTCCTAAAATCTCTTCCCAGGCTGTAGTTCCAGAATTCTAACACTTAGGATTCAGCTACAAATATGTCTAAAACATACACAGTTTTTGTGCACAATCTCAAAGGTGTCTAGTGACAAACTGGCCTTCTCTGTTAGACTATTATGCATTGCATGAGGGCTGGACCAGGGTTTCCTCATCTCTGTACTGccctaagcaacagagcctagcacaTGGCAGGCACCTGAGAGCCAGAAATGCAAGCCACTTCTCAGGTGAGAAGTGATTGACTAAACGGAGCTCAACGGGAGACCCCCGCAGCGCGGGTTACAGTCAACAGGGCAGCTGAAGTGAAGAGGCAGTCTTGGTGGGATTGGCTCACCTGGTGGCCCAGTGTGGCAGAGGTAATGAAGCTCTTGGATGGGATCTTTCATGAAGTGGATTCCCCTTTAATGCATTTTGTTCTGAAAACAACTGAACAAGGTCTACAAGTAGTGTTGAGTTTTAAGTTTTATCCAGGTCCTCTCATATTAAAGCTCAAAAAACTTTGCCTTTAAAAAGacactttctgttcctccttagAATGGAAGAAATTGTTAGGACATTTCCCCCTGCAACCTGGCCCCGTGCAGGGATAATTCTAGTGAATCAGCATCCCCTGCTCTGTTGGAGAGACCAAGTTGCAAGAATCTGGGAAGGAAGCTGGGAGCAGGGAGATGGGTTGTACCTGCTTGTCAGTTCCTGAGGGGCCAAAGGTCTGGCGGATGCCGCTCTGCAGGATGTTGGAGATGCCTTCCATGCTGAAGCGCTGGGGAGGGGGGGGGACAACGAGACTCAGAAGGGCAAGTGCTTCCTGCTCATATTCATTGCCCCAGGGACACCTGTGTCCTCCCTAAGCTACCTGGACCCGTCAGCTTCCACACTGTCCCAGATCCGGACCCCGATTCTGCGACTAGAAAGCAAAGGTAAGACCTGGGCTAAGAGACAGGCCAAAATTTCAGCCTGAGCTTTGCAAGAAGCAATAGCAGAGTCTCAAAGACTCTTATCTGAGTAAGTGCCTCGGGCGAtgagaccccaccccaccccccgcccccccccccccccccccccgcactccTGGGTTTCCTCATTTCAGCCTCCATTGTGtgcacagaaaaataaagcagcagaGGGAAACTTGGACAGATGAGGATGAAAATGtctcagggaagaaaaaaaaatgcccagcCATTGGGAAGGGCAGGTGTAAAACGACTGTCCTCATCTGGAAAGATTTTTCCAAAATGCATCTGCCCGGGCccaattcagtaggtctgagaggGAGCCCAGGAAAAGGTATTTTGAAAAAGCTCCTTAGCTGATTCTGCTGAGCTTCCCTGATGGAGAACCACTGGTTAGAAGAATCTGGTCAATATCACAAGGCGTCATAATGTTCCATCCGGAAACACTCTATGGACATCCTAAAGAGATGAGTCAGGACCCTAAGCTGTGCTGGTAGCAGGCTCGTCCCAGGGCACAACCCCTTTCAATCCTAAATGCTTTCACCCCACTTTTTCAGATCTAGCTTAAGAGAGCACACATAGTCACTTATTTTCCAGTGTTACATCCTGTCTCCTCCAGTTAGACCGGGCGTTCTCTAGGGGGGCAGAGGACACGGGTGGGCTCTTCTCCCTCTCGTGGCCCTGCTGTCTGCCAGGGTGTCCTTGCTCATTGTCACGGCTTAGGACAGGTCTGTCTGGGGTCACAGCAGGGCTGGTCCCGGGACCTGCAACGGGGAGCCCGGAGGCGTGGGTGTGCTTGGTCCTCGTGCCGGGCTGTCCTCTTACCTTGAGTGGCATCTGGCTTCCCTTCTCTATCCGGCTGCTCTGCAAGCTCAGCCCTTTCTCTTTCCGCCTCTTCTTCATCAGTTCTCGCTGCTCCTTCTGCTTGTTCTGCACCTCGATGAGCACCGTGATGAAGGAGTTCTTCACTTCCTTCTCGAACTCCAGCTCGTCCCGGCGGGCCAGCTGCTGCACCAGCTCCTCTGAAAAGTCTCGGATGGCGCCCTCCACCTGGTCCAGCAGCTCTGTCAGCTCAGACCCAGACATGTGCCTCAGTCCTGCAGGGGTAGACCATCCTGCAGGGTCACTGCATCAAGCCCAGCCCACTGGAGAGGCTCCCGGGGCCCTGGCCGCCTGACAGGTCTGGAGGAGACCCCCCAGCCCCAGACAGTTCCTCAAAGGGCCATGACAGACCTTCACAATTTAGGGGCGTGCCAGCAGGGAGAGCCAGTTATCAACTGAGGAAGAGAACATCATCTCGGGGAaacaaaggagggaggaaaaacagCCCCCAAGGACTGTGGAGTCTGTGGACTCTGTCCACAAAAACGTGTGTGGGCAGACATGTGGTTTTTGATCCCTTGTTCCATCTACCTATTTTTCCTCTGTCTCTGTAATATTTCTCATGTGAAATGGGTCAagaattggggggaaaaaacatgATGAAAGGGTTTGGCGTCCGTGCTGAGGAGCAATAGAGAGGTGGTGTTTATTCCCAAAACCTGATCAAGACACAGCCGACAGCAAAATAAACAGAGCGATCTGAGGCCTTCTTTACACCTACTGTCCTGTGTCGCGGTGCACGTGCCCAAAAATACGTGAAACATGTAAAGATGGGCAACACGTTCAGAAAAATGAAGTCTGGCTTGTTGGTACCGAGTCGTCTGCTACtgtcagagaaaaggaaagggaacctGGGAAGACAGGACACCGAtcactttgttttaaactctTGTCCCCTAAGACTTCTTCACCTAAAGTAGATTCGGGAGCATATTTTTGAATGTGCCCCGTCCTAGTGGCATCTTTTGTTTCTACATCAGAatccattttcctttccctttccgcTCCTGCTCTGCCGGGGGATTTGCTGACTTAGCTCAACCTTCCCCGTTAATTTCACTCTTTGCAGCTGTCCTCCTCCTTCTGTTTTTGCCATTTCACTCTGCATTTCAGACGTTTTCCCGAGTCTTTTGCTGAGCAGTTCTATGTGTGGGACCTTTGTGTGCCGGAGAATGGCCTGATTGGAGCGGCCGTGAATGCAGCACCAGGGCCAAATGCACTCCATCCCTCCCAGCGGATTCCTTCTGCTGCCATTGCCCTGCCTCTGCTCTTCAGAGCCACAGGGTTTTACTTAGAGGGTGCAGTTCTTCAGATCACGCCTCTATTTTCACCACTATGCTAGTCTATGCTTGGACCTTTATACCCTGACCAGCCTGCCTTCCCTCTCCGTCGTTTATAAGTCCCGTCACCCCCATTCGGATCCGCTCCCAGGGAACGTGTCCCCTCCGGCCGCCTAGTTACCACTATCCCCGCAGATGGATGAATTTTATACTCAGTTTTGCCACTGCTGTTACATCTTTTAATTTCACGCTTCATCCACCTCTTTCTTTGCAGGATCATAATTACCACAAACCTGTGTCAGAGAGTTAATACGATACACAGATTAAGAGTGTGGACTCTGCAGTTAACCTGCCTAGTTTCAAATTTTGACTCCACCCCTTAAGACTTGAATGTGACACGGGGcaaatatgcattaaaaataaaaggcttaacaaactcatgaaagggtgctcaacatcactaatcattagagaaatgcaaatcaaaactacagtgaggtatcacctcacaccagtcagaatggccatcatcaaaaaatctacaaacaataaatgctggagagggtgtggagaaaagggaaccctcttgcactgttggtgggaatgtaaattgatacagccactatggagaacagtatggaggttccttaaaaaactaaaaatagaactaccataggacccagcaatcccactactgggcatataccctgggaaaaccataattcaaaaggagtcatgtaccacaatgttcactgcagctctatttacaatagccaggacatggaagcagcctaagtgtccatcgatagatgactggataaagaagatgtggcacatatatacaatggaatattactcagccataaaaagaaacgaaattgagttatttgtagtgaggtggatggacctagagtctgtcatacagagtgaagtaagtcagaaagagaaaacaacaaatactgtatgctaacacatatatatgaaatctaaaaaaaaaaaaaaggttctgaagaacctaggggcaggacaggaataaagacgcagacatagagaatggacttgaggacactgggaggggaaaggtaagctgggacaaagtgagagagtggcatggacatgttatacactaccaaacgtaaaatagatagctagtgggaagaagctgcatagcattgggagatcagctctgtgctctgtgaccacctagagggatgggataggacgggtgggagggagacgcaagagggaagagatatggggatatatgtatacgtatagctgattcactttgttataaagcagaaactaacacaccattgtaaagcaattacactccaataaagatgttaaaaaactaaaataagaggCTTGATTCTCCCTGTTGAAAATAAGGGAAGAGACTTCCCCTCTTCCTCACCTcccttatttttgttgtttttttttttttgcggtacgcagtcctctcaccgctgtggcctctcccattgcggagcacaggctgtggacgcacaggctcagcggccatggctcacgggcccagccgctccgcggcatgtgggatcttcccggaccggggcacgaacccgcgtcccctgcatcgggaggcagactctcaaccactgcaccaccagggaagcccccctcacctccctttttctttcagaatctctctctctgtttttcaaatatatgtgCATGATTTTAATGGCTAAATAAGCCACTGGCCAGTCTCAGGACTCAGATGTGCTtcctcaaggacctgggagccacTGCTTTGAAAAGTCATccccaagaaagaaaacaggggCCTAACTTGCCACCTGACTCTAAATTGCAAAATTGTAATGGGTTGTGTCCAGTTAGCTGTAGACACGGGTTagatttctttccagttttgcaATCCCTTTAGTGGGTTGACTGTGACATGCATCAATTCAATaatgaaattgttttcattttctcagaaaGAAAACCTCTACTTCTGTGGAGAGGTTTTCTGGGTGGGGAggagattttatttcttaattatatttcTGCAACGGTGGCCTTGAAACAAGTCACTTACCCTCTTGGAAACTCAGTTAGCTCAATCCTAATGGGGTTGGCACGGGCATGAAATGAGATTATGCATAGAAAGTTTTAGAACAGCGCCTGGCCCTCCAAAGCTCTCCAAAAATACGAGCTCTTATTATCATTACCATTTGTAGGTTTGTTCATTGATTTCACGGTAGCATCATTGTGAATAGTGGGTTCAGATTTCCTCTACTCGTTCTGCTTTAGTCTTGTTCTTTGGTTTGTTTTAccgttgttttcatttttaaaaaatttttattggattatagttgatttacactgttgggttaatttcaggtgtacagcaaagtgaatcagttatacatatacatatatccactcttcttttttttttttttttagattttcccatataggccattacacagtattgagtagagttccttgtgctgtacagcaggtcgtTTTATCCTTTTAATCTTGCTTCCTCCCCCAGCAATGCTAACTTCTCTCCTGATGTCCAGTAAGAAAGGTATTGCCAACTCCCTAGATCCGAGGTTCTCTTAGTGGCGTGTGAAGCATGTGCCCTGCCTGGCAGAGCTGAGTTTGTCCTCCGTGGGCCCGCCCCCAGGACTCTCACCTTCGTAGGACCAGTTGTTGTTGAAGGTCTGGGTCAAGGCCTGCATCTCCTGCAGGAGGACCAAGTCCGCCTGGGAGGAGGTTTCTCCCCCATCCTCCTCTTCTAgaacctcctcttcctcctcagggTCTGGGGAGTTCTGCATCATTTCCTCAATCTCCTCAATCACCTGGAGAAGGTACACAAGGGAGTGCTCACTCTTCTCTGCTACAGGGACATCCCAGCTTGAATTCTGATCAGGGAAGGATGTTCCTAATTTGCTGTCTGTAAAATTCCTAAAGCAATATTGTTACTTAATAAatactgaataataataaaactagatCTGACCAAAGGCTTACAAGCACTCTTCCTTTGATATAAAGTCCTCTCTAATGTCAAACCTCTTCCAAGAACATCATTTAGATGAGTTCTTTATTGGGAATAAACTGCTCTTTCAGGAAATGAAGCAGAGCTTCCTGGAAGGGAACATTTACTTCAATTTTCTGAGCACCTTCTTTCTAAGTGGAAAGACATTTTATCTACCCAACTCAAACACAAAATCCAGTCCATTCATTGTGATGATGCTTAAGATGGGAAAAAACCCAAAGTGTTCCTAGGATAACTCAAAATGGGGAGTTGCTTTTTTACATAGAGGAAAACAGCTCTTCCTCCAGAATTCACCTGGACAGGAACTAAAGCTGCCCAACAAAAGTGGAAATAAAGATAATGACATAATAAAAGGACAGGTAGGTTCTGGAGAGCAGAAAATCGATAAGAAACCCAGCTGTAATCTAGACTCTTGTAGGGGACAGCTCCTAGAAGAGAGAGTAAAATTAGATAACTGCCAAGAGGAATAAGGCTGAACTACTTTGTACATTAATTGTTTACACATAAAGGAAATGGAATAAGCAAAGACCACTTCTGAAAGAAGCCATCCACGAGTCTGGTCAGAACAGTGCATCTATATATTTGTCTGTTCTCGATGCTGTGATGGACTCCATCTCCAAGGCCAACTGGTCTTTGAAGTGGGTTCCTTTATGGTAGGCTGGATCAAAGATAAAGGCACTTAAGTCCCCTCCTCtggaataatttctattttattcccaAGCCTTCCCATCTCCACTCACAAATTTAAGGGATACTTAGTTTTTGACTACTGCAAGCCACTCATGGAACACGAGCAAACTACACCAACCCCCTTTAGAATTTTATGACTGAGCTTCTCTTTCAGAGTCATTATCATTGAACTTGTGTCACTGAATtgtattttcccccaaattcacaAGGTAACTGCTAGCTCCTGTTCTTTTTAATTTGGTTCCTTTTAATCTCTTGATCCTTATCTGTTTATAGCCCACCTTTTTACCACAGATATGAAAGAGTTCCTTTTACTGAAAAGCACTTTCTGGAACCAAAACTCCTAGTGGAGCTTTTTCAGAACCACTCTGTGAAAACACCTGAAAGGTGCCTGCTCAAAGCAAGTGCCCATAAATAGTTGTTGACTCAAAGGTTGAATAAGGAATCCAGAGACTCAGGAGTATTTTCCCTAAGTaacaaattattaaaactaaaattaagtaactcaataaaatgtgaaacatt contains:
- the FEZ1 gene encoding fasciculation and elongation protein zeta-1 isoform X1, with translation MEAPLVSLDEEFEDLRPCCSEDPEEKPRCFYGSSPHHLEDPSLSELENFSSEIISFKSMEDLVNEFDEKLNVCFRNYNAKTENLAPVKNQFQIQEEEETLQDEEVWDALTDNYIPSLSEDWRDPNVEALNGNSSETEIHEKGEEEFNEKSEHYSGISEEPLLTADQVIEEIEEMMQNSPDPEEEEEVLEEEDGGETSSQADLVLLQEMQALTQTFNNNWSYEGLRHMSGSELTELLDQVEGAIRDFSEELVQQLARRDELEFEKEVKNSFITVLIEVQNKQKEQRELMKKRRKEKGLSLQSSRIEKGSQMPLKRFSMEGISNILQSGIRQTFGPSGTDKQYLNTVIPYEKKASPPSVEDLQMLTNILFAMKEDNEKVPTLLTDYILKVLCPT
- the FEZ1 gene encoding fasciculation and elongation protein zeta-1 isoform X2 — protein: MEAPLVSLDEEFEDLRPCCSEDPEEKPRCFYGSSPHHLEDPSLSELENFSSEIISFKSMEDLVNEFDEKLNVCFRNYNAKTENLAPVKNQFQIQEEEETLQDEEVWDALTDNYIPSLSEDWRDPNVEALNGNSSETEIHEKGEEEFNEKSEHYSGISEEPLLTADQVIEEIEEMMQNSPDPEEEEEVLEEEDGGETSSQADLVLLQEMQALTQTFNNNWSYEGLRHMSGSELTELLDQVEGAIRDFSEELVQQLARRDELEFEKEVKNSFITVLIEVQNKQKEQRELMKKRRKEKGLSLQSSRIEKGSQMPLKRFSMEGISNILQSGIRQTFGPSGTDKQYLNTVIPYEKKASPPSVEDLQMLTNMLCPT